One Phoenix dactylifera cultivar Barhee BC4 chromosome 14, palm_55x_up_171113_PBpolish2nd_filt_p, whole genome shotgun sequence DNA window includes the following coding sequences:
- the LOC103714703 gene encoding endochitinase EP3-like has product MHWAAPSCREGPCESSPPPNDVSVADIVTQQFFDGIINQADNGCVGKNFYTRAAFLDALGSYPNFGRDGTVDDSKREIAAFFAHVTHETGHFCYIEEIDGASKDYCDETNTQWPCVPGKGYYGRGPIQLSWNFNYGPAGKSIGFDGLNSPETVANDVVISFKTALWYWMTNVHSLITSGQGFGATIRAINGALECDGKNPETVNKRVGYYLDYCKQFGVAPGDNLTC; this is encoded by the exons atgcattgggccgcccctaGCTGCCGCGAAGGCCCATGCGAGTCCTCGCCTCCCCCCAACGATGTCTCGGTGGCGGATATTGTCACGCAGCAATTCTTCGACGGAATTATTAATCAGGCGGATAACGGGTGCGTCGGCAAGAACTTCTACACAAGAGCCGCGTTCCTTGATGCTCTCGGCTCCTACCCCAACTTTGGCCGGGATGGGACCGTGGATGATTCCAAGAGGGAGATAGCAGCCTTCTTCGCCCATGTCACCCATGAGACTGGAC ATTTCTGCTACATAGAAGAGATCGACGGCGCGTCGAAGGACTACTGCGATGAGACCAACACACAGTGGCCATGCGTTCCAGGGAAGGGGTACTACGGCCGTGGCCCAATTCAGCTATCCTGGAACTTTAACTACGGTCCTGCGGGAAAAAGCATTGGATTCGATGGCTTGAATTCACCTGAAACCGTGGCTAATGATGTTGTTATATCATTCAAGACAGCCTTGTGGTATTGGATGACCAACGTGCATTCGCTCATAACTTCTGGCCAAGGGTTCGGAGCCACGATTCGAGCCATCAATGGAGCTCTTGAGTGTGATGGCAAGAACCCAGAAACAGTTAATAAACGCGTTGGATACTACCTGGATTACTGCAAGCAATTTGGTGTGGCTCCAGGAGACAACCTTACTTGTTAG